The Streptomyces sp. NBC_01275 genome has a segment encoding these proteins:
- a CDS encoding ABC transporter ATP-binding protein: protein MSVVEGSSGRLPVAGAAEVRRAAVRLVRADGRAFVRVLALNVLAAGAGLAGPWLLGRIIDEVRAGHGVGAVDRLASGILVCAAAQLLLARWARYAGHRFGERTLARVREEFVERTLALPASVVERAGVGDLTTRGTADVAAVGTTLRDAGPELLVCAVQALFTLAAVCLIDPLLGAVGVVGLTPIWCALRWYLRRARSGYLDQGAADSEVAEIVASTAAGARTVEAFRLAERRTAASGDALGVSRRTRLHTLYLRSVFFPVIEVSYALPVAGVLLLGGALHARGAMSLGTVVAAALYLRQFTEPLDQILVRVEQLQSSGASFARVEGLARAPRSGPDGDAPTPADDRIDVTGVRYAYERGGEVLRGVDLTVRPGERLAVVGPSGAGKSTLSRLLAGVDAPSAGTVTVGGAPVAELAPETLRRQVVLVTQEHHVFLGTVRDNLLIAEPAASDEELWAALAAVGAADWVRELPGALAAEVGSDRGRTDGSQAQQLALARVVLADPHTLILDEATALLDPATARHTERALAAVLRGRTVIAIAHRLHTAHDADRVAVMEDGLLTELGTHEELVAAEGAYAALWRTWHGTSA, encoded by the coding sequence CGGGGCCGCCGAGGTGCGCCGGGCCGCGGTGCGGCTGGTGCGGGCCGACGGGCGGGCCTTCGTCCGGGTGCTGGCGCTGAACGTCCTCGCCGCCGGGGCGGGCCTCGCCGGTCCGTGGCTGCTCGGGCGGATCATCGACGAGGTGCGGGCCGGGCACGGGGTCGGGGCCGTGGACCGGCTGGCGTCCGGGATCCTGGTGTGCGCGGCGGCGCAGTTGCTGCTGGCGCGCTGGGCGCGGTACGCGGGCCACCGCTTCGGTGAGCGCACGCTGGCGCGGGTGCGGGAGGAGTTCGTGGAGCGGACGCTGGCGCTGCCCGCGTCGGTCGTGGAGCGGGCCGGCGTCGGGGACCTGACCACGCGCGGCACCGCCGATGTGGCGGCCGTCGGCACGACGCTGCGGGACGCCGGGCCCGAGCTGCTGGTCTGCGCGGTGCAGGCGCTGTTCACGCTCGCGGCGGTGTGCCTGATCGACCCGCTGCTCGGCGCGGTCGGGGTGGTGGGGCTGACCCCGATCTGGTGCGCGCTGCGCTGGTATCTGCGGCGGGCCCGCTCCGGCTACCTCGACCAGGGCGCGGCGGACTCCGAGGTCGCCGAGATCGTCGCCTCGACGGCGGCCGGGGCGCGCACGGTCGAGGCGTTCCGGCTGGCGGAGCGGCGGACCGCGGCGAGCGGGGACGCGCTGGGGGTCTCGCGGCGCACCCGGTTGCACACCCTGTATCTGCGGTCCGTGTTCTTCCCGGTGATCGAGGTGTCGTACGCGCTGCCCGTCGCGGGCGTCCTGCTGCTGGGCGGCGCGCTGCACGCGCGGGGTGCGATGAGTCTGGGGACGGTGGTGGCGGCGGCGCTGTATCTGCGGCAGTTCACCGAGCCGCTCGACCAGATCCTGGTGCGGGTGGAGCAACTGCAGAGCAGTGGGGCCTCGTTCGCCCGGGTGGAGGGGCTGGCCCGGGCGCCGCGGTCCGGGCCGGACGGCGACGCGCCGACTCCGGCGGACGACCGGATCGACGTGACGGGCGTGCGGTACGCCTATGAGCGGGGCGGCGAGGTGCTGCGCGGGGTCGATCTGACGGTGCGGCCCGGGGAGCGGCTGGCGGTGGTGGGCCCCTCGGGTGCGGGCAAGTCGACGTTGAGCAGGCTGCTGGCGGGAGTGGACGCGCCGAGCGCGGGCACGGTGACGGTGGGCGGGGCCCCGGTCGCCGAGCTGGCGCCCGAGACGCTGCGCCGGCAGGTGGTGCTGGTCACCCAGGAGCACCACGTGTTCCTGGGCACGGTCCGCGACAACCTGCTGATCGCCGAACCGGCCGCGTCCGACGAGGAGTTGTGGGCCGCGCTGGCGGCGGTGGGCGCGGCCGACTGGGTCCGGGAGCTGCCCGGCGCCCTGGCCGCGGAGGTCGGCTCGGACCGGGGCCGTACGGACGGCTCGCAGGCCCAACAGCTCGCCCTGGCCCGCGTGGTGCTGGCCGACCCGCACACGCTGATCCTGGACGAGGCGACGGCCCTGCTGGACCCGGCGACGGCCCGGCACACCGAGCGCGCCCTGGCCGCCGTACTGCGCGGCCGTACGGTCATCGCCATCGCGCACCGGCTGCACACCGCGCACGACGCGGACCGGGTGGCGGTGATGGAGGACGGCCTGCTGACCGAACTGGGCACGCACGAGGAACTGGTGGCGGCGGAGGGCGCGTACGCGGCGCTGTGGCGGACCTGGCACGGTACGTCCGCATAA